A window of Eubalaena glacialis isolate mEubGla1 chromosome 11, mEubGla1.1.hap2.+ XY, whole genome shotgun sequence genomic DNA:
cggcacgtgggatcttagttccctgaccagggattgaacctgcatcccttgcactggaaggcagattctttaccactggaccgccagggaagtccccccctttttttttaaggacacatTTATTCAGTGTCATGATCAGACTACTGCATTTAACAATCAACAGCATGGGTGAAAAAAACAACCCTACATCAAAAATCCTTGTTGTAATGCTCTACACTTTCcacagaaaagaaactaaaataactTGTTATACAATTAGTCAAAAATACAGTCCTCGAATTTTTTGCCCATAAACATGAGTGTTGTCTAAAACATATCTTCTTTGTAGCAGCTAGGCCCTGCCACCACTGTGCATGGCTGAGTTCCCATTTCTTTAATACACCAATAAGTTACAACAATAAGGTAATGTTCTTACCACTAAATTGCATGGTAGCTCCTAAATACGAATCCACAATTGATCCTAGTAATCCAGCCAGACCCCCAAATGCAATAATTGGCCACTGAGGAGCAGAAATGTCTAAATCATTAACAAAAACCAACTGCGTGAGGAAGTATGCAATGCCCACAAAGGTCCCACCAAGGAGACTGGAGGCAATGCCCACCATCGTAACTCCTCCGTTGGTCCctaaagaagaacatggataaaaacATCTGGTTAACAATCAGCAAACACATAAAgtcaaaaaaagcaaaatattttggtACCTATCTAATCAAGACTAATTTAAAGAAAGGGTTCACTTTGATGCAATCCAAAGACCATCCTACTTAGAAAACAGGCTTTTCTCCTCAGTAACTCCTGACATTCTAAGCAGTGATGTGGAATAGTTTAGTAGAGCTAGACTGCCTGGTTTCAATCTTAGTCCTGTCATTTCCAAGTCTGGTTACTGTGGTgaagttacctaacttctctaTGCCTTAGTTTACTCATTTGTAAGATGTAAACAGTAAAAGGACCAATTCACATGATTATTAAGAGTAAACAGTAATCCATGGAGAGCAGTTAGAACActgctttgcacatagtaggtactcaaatatGTTAACTGTTATGATGATGACGAtaatgatgaaggggaaaaaagaaggaaaatgagaggaaggaggaggagacaaTGATAAAGTACTAGTAGCAgtactagtagtagtagtagttgaTAATGGTAATGGGGAAATGAGATATACATTGAAGCACTAACCACATAACAGGCCCCCAAGAAATactgtattatttccttccttttcctttcccactGATAAGCCTGTGGGCCAGTCTCTATGTTTCTATATTGTTTATCTAGGAATTACTAACACTTCctgcaaatattatttattatcacCGATTTAATATCCTATAGCGATTTTCCAATTAAGGAGACAAACTGAAATTCTTAAAAGGCTTTTAAATAAGAAACACAATAAATCAAGAGGTTTTTTgttcagttttgctttttaaagaaacttaaatAAAGACTCACCTACTGGAACTTTCTCCCAGGTTGTTATCAGCCTCGGTGGGCTTTTACTCAGAACGGTGCcaacttctgaagcccatgtGTCTCCAGCAGAGCTGGCCAGTGCAGCCAAGAGAGACAAACACATCCAAGAAGCAGTGTGCTGCTTGGAAAAATCTATTGGGATTTCCCCAGGGCCATTTTCTATCATGTATAGCAGGGCCAGCTCTGTGGGCACAGCTCCATTACAGAATACCTGAATCCAattcctctgcccacctaggaACAAACAAGGGaatgaaaaggacaaaaaaaatgttttctcctcaGGAGGAAAATCATGCATTTATAGGAACTTACATTTCAaaacttaagaaaagaaaaatgactaaaatttcaaaaatgactAAAAGTGGGATGGTAACTTTGCCCACCTTCTATATTGTTTTAGAATAATTAATGATAGACTTCAGTAGTTCTAAAATTCTGCTGTTATTTGCTATTGTGGTAAAGTAATAATAAACTATATCAGGCTACTACTAAAGTAATTctcatataaaatttatgtttcaaTAGTCTAAACATGTTCTGATTAAAAGCTTATGATATGTTAAGATGAAATAAAGGTTACTATTTTAAGTAACATTAAACATAATTCATTCTACCTTCCTTGTATTCTGAATCTAGACGTTTCTTTGTTTCTCCCTTCCATTTAGTGAGtcttgaggaagaaagaaaaaacatcagCAAAGAGGTGAAAAAGCTGAAATTTGCAATGGTTAGGATAAATCCAACCACGAGCCCTGAAagaaacacatatatacacaaaattaCACTTAGTCCATACATTAATGCtgtgaaaaaaagaatgatttttttcagttattttcataTTATAACTGGAAATGTTCATTTCccatacatttacatttttaccaACTAAGATATTACCAAACAGTATAGGGTCTTtcaagtttctattttttacatttttcccccATAGCCtgggatttttttctactttacaaGGAAAATTCAATAAATAGAGCAACCAAGAGTAAATCTGAGAGAGAgaggcatatagaaaacaaattccaACATGACAGAAGTAAGTCTCTCCTtattagtaattattttaaatgtaaatgggttaaatgatCCAATCAAAAGACGGAGATTggcaaaatggataaaaatacgtggttcaactatatgctgtctacaagagactcactttaaatccaaagacacaaatagtttgaaagtaaaaggatcgaaaaagataatccatgcaaataAGTGACCAAAAGAGAGCAGCGGTGGCTATActaataccagacaaaatagacaagcTCAATACAGTATTCATGTCACAtgatctccctctctctctcttttttttttttttagcatttcttttcttttgggcaTAACAAAATGCTCGAGGCTCATCTTAGACCTAccttgccccagccctggaaGCAGCCATTTCTCTGAGGAGCTCTGGTTCATTACAGTGGGGAATGGAGAGTAGAGGTCAAAATCTAGGCTCATGGTGTGTTCATTGCTACTGGGGTATATTTGCTTTTTGTGGACAAAGCAagtgaatacacacacatacaaatatacacacatgcatatatatgcatgtttatatatgggcacatatacatgtatatacacatacacataaatattttggaaatcacAAGATCACACCAGTAACTCCAATTCCAATCTATCTCCACAGGTTCTCTCTTGCTTTTCCCCATTCCATATTTGTACGCCTTTTTCCTTAGTTAGAACTCTGGCCTCAAACAACAATGACAATTTCACTCATCTACTCAATCCTCTATTACATCTAAAAAACTGTTTTAGAATTGCTTCACCCATactacaacaaaaacaaacctactaAAAATagtttaagatttctttgtaATTCTCCCCTTCCTGTAACCCCAGACTGAAGGAATAAAGAATATAGTTAAATACTGGGTCCATaagttactctttttctttttctcccttcagtGTGCTTAtagtattcatttaaaatacagtTGGGTTCATCTGTTTTAGTTTGCTTTCAGTTTTAGATCTCCCCCTTCCCAACTTCACTGATATTCTTAAACATGCTTTTAGAAGTCACACTTATACAAAAAGGTGTATTTAGAGAGGTGTCACTTCCTCCCATGTCCCTTCTGCCCCTCCCTCtatattttgttctctttccaTTCTTCGTATGTATTCAACACCATTGTTCTCCAGTTTATcattcctgtgttttcttttatgaagATAAGCAGATATAtgcatgttttcttatttttccgtCTTCCTTACACAAAAGGTAGCATTCTCTATATGCGATTTGGAACTTTCAAGCACACTTTTGACAATTTTATCTTCCTTCTTTCAGGGAGAGAATGTGCTAGTCTCCCACTGAGTACACAGATCAGTGGCACCCAAGAGTGGCAACCACGGGGTTCATGGTTGACAATTTCTGCTCTCTGTAACTCTTAAGATAAATAGATTGAGTTTTGCTATATgaagatttttattaaataacaCAATAAGCAAAGTTCTACTAAGTAACAGAatagatattaaataattattaaataagttaccatgt
This region includes:
- the TMEM19 gene encoding transmembrane protein 19 produces the protein MTIFLRNARYFLSQVFILLFFMTDLDHNTYKKYMETITNIVTLSLIICISLAFWIMSMTASTYYGNLQPISPWRWLFSVVVPVLIVSNGFKKKSLNHTGALGGLVVGFILTIANFSFFTSLLMFFLSSSRLTKWKGETKKRLDSEYKEGGQRNWIQVFCNGAVPTELALLYMIENGPGEIPIDFSKQHTASWMCLSLLAALASSAGDTWASEVGTVLSKSPPRLITTWEKVPVGTNGGVTMVGIASSLLGGTFVGIAYFLTQLVFVNDLDISAPQWPIIAFGGLAGLLGSIVDSYLGATMQFSGLDESTGMVVSSPANEVKYIAGKPILDNNAVNLFSSVLVALLLPTAAAWGFWPRL